TATCGGAGTCGAGTCGATTTTTCAAGGAGTTTTCTCCCCCCAAAACTCCTTGATATCTGCAACTTATTCCCCTTCATTCCTTTGTCTCAAATGCGCTGACGTTGAACAAGATGACATACACAAGCTTTCTAAAATATTCTCTGCCGAAAAAATGCCCAAACTAATTGATTTATGGTATGAGGGGTTAATTAAACAACTAACTAATTTATCTCCTGACATAATGATAGAAAAATGGCTATATGACACATACCCAAACCTGAGACACTATCAATTACAATCAATTCAAAAACAACATAAGGACGCTATGGTAGGCCTATCTGATGAAGTCAGCAAAATGACTCCTAAAAAAGTATTTGACGCATGCAATACAATGAATTATGCCTTTTTCAGGATACTGGGCTTGCATGTCGAAACAAATTTTATCAGACCGTATAATAATTCTGGATATATCAGTAAAGGAAAAGAATTGGCAAAGATAACAGAAGAAAACTATGCTGATAGTTATGAAGGCGATATACAAATGATTAACAAATGGGCGGCATTTCTTGATTTAAAGCATTGGTTTGAGTGGACAGATTTTGAAAACGTACCGGCTGGCTATCCTAACGTATAGTTTTAACGATGATCAACAGATTGATTTAAAGCGATTCTACTTTCTAGATAATTCAGATTTAAAGGTTTTTGGATATAATCACAAACGCCCAATTTAGCCATCTCATCCTTTCTTTCTTGAAGACAGCTACTACTCATAATTATAATGGGTAAATCTGGGTTTGATGTCTTGGCTGCCTTGGTTACATCCAATCCGTTCATTTCAGGCATATTCATATCCGTTATCATTAAATCAACTGGATTGTTTTTCAGATGTTTCAATGCTTGCTTAGGACTGGTAAAAGCGGTAACCATATAATTCTTTTTAGTTAAAAACTTATTCAGTAGATCCCCGATTGATGCTTCATCATCCAAAACCATTATCTTAAGTTTTTCGTCAGCCATATTATTAGTTTCCGCTACTTTGCCAATAAACCAGCAATTGTCGAACTTATAGTTATTCTTTCCGTTGCAACAATCACATATCTCCACGGCTTTACTATCCCATAACTCCCGATATTCTTTGAAACCAATTCACAATATTTTTCAGCTGTTTTCTTTTTTTCCTGTACATCCAACGTATTGATTTCATCAGTTGGTTTCACTTCAATTATCACTATCTCTTGCTTGAATTGAACTACAAAATCAGGCTCATAACGATGATCATAATTCCCATCCTTGTCACGCCACCATAATCCTTCGAACTGTTTTGGCGCAGGGCGCAACCAATCTTCAACTGAATCATCGTAATCCAAAAGATACGCCAAACGAACTTCATCAGAAGAGTCAAAGCGATACTTGGGATGACAAGCTTTTTTAAATTCCCCGTATAAAAATTTTGCACTAAATGTATCAACTTGAGATTCAAGAGAAATCGGTTTTTCTCCAAATGATTCAGAAATATTATATATTTCTAAATATGGTTTTGGTTCCCGAATACCTGACTCCAAGTATCCATCAGATTTTAATTCTTTATGTACTAATATTTGTTTATAAATATCTTCGGCGATTGCTCGTGCATTACTCTCTATAATTGAAACTAAGTTGTCTTTATCGATAGCTTTTTTGTTATAATGCGTTACCGCTTGTTCAGCTAGCTTCAAAAGCAATAGTTTTTGCGTTGGATCGTCATAATCAACCAATGGAAAATCCAGAAGTGCGGCAATAATAGTGCTTTGTGAGGTTTGTTTGGTATGTGTACCAAAACTGGCCACTCTTGTTATTTCTGTCATTCGGCGTCCAGGAACATCTTCGTTAAACAAATTCTTCTCACGATTATTCTGTAACTGCTCTTCCAGAATTGCTCTCTCATTAGTGTATGTTCGTAATATAGTTGTATCTAAATCAAACTGTTCAATTAGAAGCTCACCAAAATGTGGAGTAAGTATTAGACGCGGAATTGGGATATTTCTCTTTCCCATCGTCCTTGCAGACTTTTGCGCAATCTTAGAAAGTTCTCCTTTCGCTTCAACGCTAAAAGATCCAAATAAAGTATCAGGCCCAAAAGTTAGCTCTATTGGCGCGCTCGGTTGCTGTCCATGATAACCAGAAAATGTAAGATTCCCGATTGTTTCTTTGGTTAAATCACCGACTATTTCTTCTTTCTTCGTTTCAAGAATTTTTGCCATTACGACCTCGTCCATACTTTCTATCTGCGGAAGCTTGGCAACGAGTTCCTTGGCTTTGTCGTCAATTTCTTGCATCACCACTTCATTTTGCGTTATTTCATTTTTAACAGCATCAAGAATAAATGGTTGCACTTCAGTCAAAACCTTTATTTCTTTCGTTAGTTGATTAGAAACCTGCTCTACCTGTCCTTGAATAAGCGGCGAATCTTTAGCGAGTGCCACAACTTTAGCAAACTGCTCATGCGCAACAAGCACTAATCTATCTACCAAAGGAACTCCTGTCCGCTCTCCATAAGGCAAGCGCAAACCACGGCCTATCGTTTGCTCAGTCAAAATTGCAGCAGCAGCTTCGCGTAAAGGAGCGATGGTATACACATTAGTCACATCCCACCCTTCCTTAAGCATATTTACATGGATAACAATTTCCACCGAATTATCAGGGTGCTCTAGGGATATCAATTTTTCAATATTTTCGTCAGACTCTTCTCCTCGTAATCGTGTATTTATCTCGATAACTTTTCCTTTAAATTCTCCGCCGCGAAAACCATCACTATCAATAAGCGCACGGAGTTTATTAGAATGGTCAATATTTTTTGCAACTACCAACATTACCGGCTTTACCGGGGGCTTATTGTTTTCCAGCGCATACTCCCTCAGTGCATTTTTAGCACGCTCATGAAAAAAAGCCGCCAGTTGTAATTTGCGCGCATCTGTTTCGATTGAATCAGAATCAAATTGGCTAAAATCTACATCCGCTTCGGTTCCTACCCAAGGGTCTTTGACTAATTTCCCACGAATGGCATCACCAAGATTGTACGAATACAACACATTTTTCATTCTGATTTGACGCGCATTTTTTCCTGCGCCTTGTGAACCGATATAAGGCGTTGCGGTCATTTCTAAACCAAAAAGCGGATCCAGAATGTCTAGAGCACCAAGCGCAGCATCAGCATGATAATGATGAGCTTCGTCAAGCATTACCACTAAATCATCATGTTCTTTAAGGTAATCAAAATACGATACGCCGGCAGTTTCCCATGCTTTAGTAATGCCGCGTTCACTTGTCATATCCTTCTGGGCAAACTGCTGAATGTTAAAAATATTTATCTCAATCTGATTACCAAAAAGCGTTTGCCCGTGCTGAGTAGCATAATTTTTCGTCGTAATGACTTTAGCGGTATTAATGTTTATTTCTTGAATACCTTTGAAAACATACTTGGGGTTATTAGCTTTGCTAAAATCATCATAGAGCTTGCGATAAATAGTCAAATTCGGTGCAACTATTAAGAAATGCTGGATGTTATAAACCAGATATAAGTAAGCCACGAATGCGCCCATTAGACGGGTTTTACCTACCCCGGTGGCGAGCGCAAAAGTGTACGCCGGGAACACTCTTTCAAACTCTTCAAATCCCCGTGCTTCGGGAATAGAGCTAAAATATTTTTTGCTTTCCAGTAATATCGCATCAGTATTACCACGTGTCTCTTTTTTCATTCGTGCCAAGACATTTTCGCCCACATTCGATCCTAAATAGTTAGCAAAAAGTTCCAGGCTTTTCCCCTGAGGGAGCCTAAGACACATATTGTTGATTATGTACTGCAACGCTTGGGTTTTATTCATGTTATTCCTCACCATCTGCTAATTCTTCTTCATCTATCTCTTCGATGGCTCGCTCTTTGATGGGCAAGAGATATTCTTTCTTGCCAAATTGGCAGGC
Above is a window of Candidatus Brocadiia bacterium DNA encoding:
- a CDS encoding response regulator, which gives rise to MADEKLKIMVLDDEASIGDLLNKFLTKKNYMVTAFTSPKQALKHLKNNPVDLMITDMNMPEMNGLDVTKAAKTSNPDLPIIIMSSSCLQERKDEMAKLGVCDYIQKPLNLNYLESRIALNQSVDHR
- a CDS encoding DEAD/DEAH box helicase family protein — translated: MNKTQALQYIINNMCLRLPQGKSLELFANYLGSNVGENVLARMKKETRGNTDAILLESKKYFSSIPEARGFEEFERVFPAYTFALATGVGKTRLMGAFVAYLYLVYNIQHFLIVAPNLTIYRKLYDDFSKANNPKYVFKGIQEININTAKVITTKNYATQHGQTLFGNQIEINIFNIQQFAQKDMTSERGITKAWETAGVSYFDYLKEHDDLVVMLDEAHHYHADAALGALDILDPLFGLEMTATPYIGSQGAGKNARQIRMKNVLYSYNLGDAIRGKLVKDPWVGTEADVDFSQFDSDSIETDARKLQLAAFFHERAKNALREYALENNKPPVKPVMLVVAKNIDHSNKLRALIDSDGFRGGEFKGKVIEINTRLRGEESDENIEKLISLEHPDNSVEIVIHVNMLKEGWDVTNVYTIAPLREAAAAILTEQTIGRGLRLPYGERTGVPLVDRLVLVAHEQFAKVVALAKDSPLIQGQVEQVSNQLTKEIKVLTEVQPFILDAVKNEITQNEVVMQEIDDKAKELVAKLPQIESMDEVVMAKILETKKEEIVGDLTKETIGNLTFSGYHGQQPSAPIELTFGPDTLFGSFSVEAKGELSKIAQKSARTMGKRNIPIPRLILTPHFGELLIEQFDLDTTILRTYTNERAILEEQLQNNREKNLFNEDVPGRRMTEITRVASFGTHTKQTSQSTIIAALLDFPLVDYDDPTQKLLLLKLAEQAVTHYNKKAIDKDNLVSIIESNARAIAEDIYKQILVHKELKSDGYLESGIREPKPYLEIYNISESFGEKPISLESQVDTFSAKFLYGEFKKACHPKYRFDSSDEVRLAYLLDYDDSVEDWLRPAPKQFEGLWWRDKDGNYDHRYEPDFVVQFKQEIVIIEVKPTDEINTLDVQEKKKTAEKYCELVSKNIGSYGIVKPWRYVIVATERITISSTIAGLLAK